The Solibacillus sp. FSL W7-1464 genome contains a region encoding:
- the istA gene encoding IS21 family transposase, whose protein sequence is MIDYRKILALSFDGISQRTISASTGHSRNTISDVIQRARNLRITLLNDTMTNAWLEEYLYPEKQPIEKGYYPVDWEKVHKELQKKHVTLKLLHHEYALAAKEAEKIPYAYRTFAEKYGHYARKFKLTMPLRRKPGEIMEVDWAGATLSIRDRATGEEMPAYVFVAALPYSQMMYVEAFLDMKSTSWLTAHIHAFDYFGGVTETLVPDNLKTGVIKAKREESVLNEAYRELADHYRTVIVPSRVQKPKDKPSAEGSVGHASRQIIAALRNAQCFHINELNQYIAEKLEEINTTDFQKRPGTRKSVFEEEEKSTLQQLPQTRFKMTEWKTAKVQLNYHIQVERMYYSVPYEYARESVDIRLTTDLIEVYFKEARIASHKRLKGEIGQYSTNIDHMPDHHRSYVEHNPENVTKWATTIGSFTEKYVAYILENHVEKKALQILSTLQNMVKKYTAEELEQAIKTLLEISSSPSNTVLKGLLERTKQASKTKSVPSIKTSNENHGFTRGAAYFGREKK, encoded by the coding sequence ATGATTGATTACCGTAAAATACTAGCTCTTTCCTTTGATGGCATTAGCCAAAGAACGATTAGCGCTAGCACCGGACACTCTCGCAATACCATATCTGACGTAATCCAACGTGCGAGAAATCTCAGGATTACTTTGTTAAACGACACGATGACAAACGCTTGGCTAGAGGAATATCTTTACCCCGAGAAACAGCCAATTGAAAAAGGCTATTATCCTGTGGATTGGGAGAAGGTGCATAAAGAATTACAGAAAAAGCATGTGACGCTCAAACTTTTACATCACGAGTACGCGCTAGCTGCAAAGGAAGCAGAGAAAATCCCCTATGCCTATCGGACATTCGCTGAAAAATATGGTCATTATGCGCGAAAATTTAAACTAACGATGCCGCTAAGACGCAAGCCAGGTGAAATTATGGAAGTCGATTGGGCTGGTGCAACACTCTCTATTCGAGACCGTGCAACAGGTGAAGAAATGCCTGCGTATGTATTCGTCGCTGCTTTGCCGTACAGCCAAATGATGTATGTAGAAGCTTTTTTAGACATGAAATCGACGAGTTGGTTAACAGCACACATCCATGCCTTCGATTATTTTGGTGGTGTTACGGAAACCCTTGTACCTGATAATTTAAAAACCGGTGTCATTAAAGCGAAACGCGAAGAATCTGTTTTAAATGAGGCATACCGTGAACTGGCTGATCACTATCGTACAGTTATCGTGCCAAGTCGTGTGCAAAAGCCAAAAGATAAGCCAAGTGCCGAAGGTAGCGTAGGACATGCCTCAAGACAAATCATCGCTGCATTACGCAACGCACAGTGTTTTCACATTAACGAGCTGAATCAGTATATCGCTGAAAAATTAGAAGAAATCAACACAACCGATTTTCAAAAACGTCCAGGAACACGAAAAAGCGTATTTGAGGAAGAAGAGAAAAGCACTCTCCAGCAACTGCCTCAAACACGCTTCAAAATGACGGAATGGAAAACCGCCAAGGTTCAACTGAACTACCACATCCAAGTTGAACGCATGTATTATTCCGTCCCTTACGAATACGCCCGTGAATCGGTCGATATTCGTTTAACAACAGATCTAATTGAAGTGTACTTTAAAGAAGCACGAATTGCATCCCATAAACGATTAAAAGGTGAGATAGGACAATATTCTACAAACATTGATCATATGCCAGATCACCATCGTTCTTACGTAGAACATAATCCTGAAAACGTAACTAAATGGGCAACAACCATCGGTTCATTTACGGAAAAATATGTCGCGTATATTTTAGAAAATCATGTAGAGAAAAAAGCACTCCAAATTTTAAGTACATTACAAAACATGGTGAAGAAATATACGGCAGAAGAACTTGAGCAAGCCATTAAGACGTTACTTGAAATCTCATCAAGCCCCTCTAATACAGTTTTAAAAGGCCTATTAGAAAGAACAAAACAGGCTTCAAAAACAAAGAGCGTACCATCCATAAAAACTTCGAATGAAAATCACGGATTTACACGTGGTGCTGCTTATTTCGGGAGGGAGAAAAAATGA
- a CDS encoding CarD family transcriptional regulator has translation MYKIGDLTFYKSHGICQIDSIVEQNFTGEPMLYYVMQSKIRPGVTLYHPVESKNSQLEKILSYEEAVQIMDCFSNEPSEWNDRSTNRQRNHAEILSANNHLEAAQLMNTLLRKDLELQKEEKKITSQDSQILQQLSTIIFDVLEIALKKPKEVIEKEIYKRVQGPAN, from the coding sequence ATGTATAAAATTGGTGACTTAACGTTTTATAAATCCCATGGTATTTGTCAGATTGATAGTATTGTAGAACAGAACTTCACAGGAGAGCCTATGCTTTACTATGTTATGCAATCAAAAATCAGACCGGGCGTAACGCTATATCATCCAGTTGAGAGCAAAAACTCACAACTTGAAAAAATATTAAGCTATGAAGAGGCTGTTCAAATTATGGATTGTTTCTCTAATGAACCAAGCGAATGGAATGACCGCAGTACAAACCGTCAAAGAAATCACGCAGAAATCCTAAGTGCGAATAATCATCTGGAAGCTGCCCAATTAATGAATACACTCCTACGAAAAGATTTGGAATTACAAAAAGAAGAGAAAAAAATAACTTCACAAGATTCGCAGATTTTACAGCAACTCTCAACAATTATTTTTGATGTCTTGGAAATTGCCCTTAAAAAGCCAAAAGAAGTGATTGAAAAAGAAATTTATAAAAGAGTTCAAGGACCTGCTAACTGA
- a CDS encoding MarR family winged helix-turn-helix transcriptional regulator produces MIDFIELLYRQHKQLRQKAEIMWNENNDLHITSSEWFVLKNIYEGYVTVPELVKQLDISKQGVHKFVTSLQEKELITTELIKGSKVQKMAHLTERGIVIFNESKKMELEIEKMVRNTIGDKEYELLLAMLKKPLLKI; encoded by the coding sequence ATGATTGACTTTATAGAATTATTGTATCGCCAGCATAAACAGTTACGCCAAAAGGCAGAAATTATGTGGAATGAAAATAATGACCTTCATATTACGAGTTCGGAATGGTTCGTCCTGAAAAACATCTATGAGGGCTATGTAACGGTACCGGAATTAGTGAAACAGTTGGACATTTCAAAACAAGGGGTTCATAAATTTGTGACTTCTTTACAAGAAAAAGAATTAATTACGACAGAATTAATAAAAGGCTCGAAAGTTCAAAAAATGGCTCATTTGACCGAAAGAGGTATCGTTATCTTTAATGAAAGCAAAAAGATGGAGCTTGAAATAGAAAAGATGGTAAGGAACACAATCGGGGATAAGGAATATGAGCTGCTGTTGGCAATGCTCAAAAAGCCGCTCCTGAAAATTTAA
- a CDS encoding nitroreductase family protein produces the protein MVLQAKEFRTAEHDISEVFLNRWSPRAYADTPVADEVLNRLFEAARWAPSAGNNQPWRFIVAKTEEDLAKFHPVLVEGNIVWAKRAPVLVLVVSDNTKGSHEFDAGTAWGFLSLQAAKEGLITHPMSGIHKDVAKEAFNIPDTFDVHLAIAVGYKGDKEMLSPELQARETPSGRRPLNEIVFEGSFK, from the coding sequence ATGGTATTACAAGCAAAAGAGTTTCGAACAGCGGAGCACGACATTTCTGAAGTATTTTTAAATCGTTGGTCACCACGTGCCTATGCAGACACACCTGTTGCCGATGAGGTTTTAAACCGTCTATTTGAAGCAGCGCGCTGGGCACCTTCGGCAGGCAACAACCAACCTTGGCGTTTTATCGTAGCGAAAACAGAAGAGGATTTAGCAAAGTTCCATCCCGTATTAGTGGAAGGTAACATAGTATGGGCAAAACGTGCACCTGTTTTAGTATTAGTCGTTTCTGACAATACAAAGGGCTCACATGAGTTTGATGCAGGGACGGCATGGGGCTTCTTGTCGCTTCAGGCAGCTAAGGAAGGTTTAATCACACATCCAATGAGCGGTATTCATAAAGATGTGGCAAAAGAGGCGTTTAACATTCCGGATACGTTTGATGTGCATTTAGCAATCGCTGTTGGTTACAAAGGAGACAAAGAGATGCTTTCTCCTGAATTACAGGCACGTGAAACACCATCAGGTCGACGCCCATTAAACGAGATTGTATTTGAAGGTTCGTTTAAATAA